Below is a genomic region from Cyprinus carpio isolate SPL01 chromosome B6, ASM1834038v1, whole genome shotgun sequence.
agatttttaaagaaattaatactattattcaacaaggttgcattcaattgatcaaaagtgacaataaaagcatttgtagtgttatgaaagatttctattttaaagaaatgctgttcttttgaacttgcttttcattaaagaatcctgaaaaaaaatgttccacaaaattattaagcagcagaactgttccttgagcagcaaatcagtatattagatgatttctgaaggatcatgtgacactgaagactggagtaatgatgctggaaattccgCTTTGTAtcatgggaataaattatattttaaaatattttaaatcgtaataatttttcacaatattactgtttttgctgtatttttaaacaactacatgtagccttggtgagaacAGAAGATGTttaatcttcaaaaacattagaaTCCCCAACTTTTAAATGCTAGTGTACATTTCTTCTAATTTCACATAGGCCCTAATGACAAAAATATGATGATTAGTGTCTAAAATGTGGGCCAAATTTAATAGGTCATGTGAACAACCTCACAAAAATAAAGGAGAAAATCTCAATTCTGGCACTTTGGTTAGTTGTATGAACATAGATGCGTCAATAAATTGGCTCCATTTCACAGCAACTTACTTTTTCTGATGGTCGCTGACACGATTCCTAAGGACGGTGATCTATGAGACAGAAAATCACACGCATGAATCAATCTCGGTGAGTCATTGTCATACAACTTTGCCTCCTTCTCATGTCAATCAAGCAGCATCTCTGGGAACCGGCCCGGTTGATTGTTCTGCCAAATCTGTGCTGGGTGTGACTGCTTGTGTGTGTAATGGATAGTTGTATCTTACTGTACATCTCATAAACTCATTTTTTGTGGATGTGAAACCTCACCTCGTATTTCTGGCACATGTATCTATATTGCAGCTCAAACTTCTCGGCTTCAAGTTGGCGCATCCACTTCCAGAGTTCGTTTGCGGTTTCTCTGCATAAAAGCACATGAGGAACATGACTAATCAGTCCGTGAATGTAAAGACTGTGTGGCTTCATGTCACGATGCATGTAATGCTACTTGACTATATTTCATGTGCTGTATGTGCTGTCATGTTTTGATAACTCCTTCACCTCAGTTTATCAGCACTCAGGTTTTCGATGTTCAGTTCCTTACGGCGTTCACTAAGAATcgtttttttcttctccctccCTGTTTGCTTCTTAGGCCCACCCCTCTTGTCTCTCtgtcaatcaaaacaaaacataaaataagcaTTTGTAGTGGCTGTGCaccgtgacctttgacctctgagcTCATTACCCTTTGCATGTATCCGGTGTACTGGAAGCTCGCGAGAACCTTCTTCTTCTTAGCGTCATCATCAGCCTTCTTCTTGGCGTCTTCCTCCTCTTTTCGTGCCTTTTCCTCCTGAAAGAAATAATCATTAAAGGGCTCATGACATGAGAAATTAAATTCGTCTTGATCTTTTGGcgtataagaggtctttgtaccattaaaacatcttgCAAGTTTCACAGCTTAAAACATCCTCCTCATtataaacaatgcatttatttaatcaagctgcGAAAATGGCTCGTTTGGATCTGAGgtgcatgatgacatcacaggggcacaaacatttgcaaaaacaCCACCTCCAGAGTAAGGCATCGACGAATAGTCTTCTTCTCACCATAGGCCCCGCCCACTGGCATTGAACACTTGATTACAGTGAAAGCGAGTGTCGTGTCACGTCAACAGCAAATAGAAATTACAATCCCTGCCGCtatcttgtctacactggatacagtATACAGATGCGCGCTCACTTTCTGacagaaacatttgttgaaagatgtAGCGGTACTAGATCTGACCATTACATAATCTGCATCACAAActgtaagtaaatgatttcataataCTTTGTCTggaaataaccattttatttttattatgttgtcaAAACACTCACATGCAATAGCAAGGGGGCGTTGATGCGGTTTCTTATGCAAtgacgttagccaatcataacagtggccaATCACTGAGAAGCTTTAAAGGACACACCCCTTAAACAGGTCGGTTTAGACAGAGGGTCCGAATAAGggttgaaaataatcatttttccacatatttatttttttcagtgcaaaaaatctttattataagtaaacctcaaaaagtatatatatataaaaaaaatcatataataatttaataatcatataaaaGCGGGCGCTGCCATTTGTAATTTGAATGTGCGAAACATCTGGTGTCATTtgtttccagttattttagcatAACCAGACCATTATGCTGTTTGATATTGCAAAGTGGTATTAGTTATCATATTagctatattaatttattatcgtAATCATAAACAGACTGGTTTGTAGCGCAAATAGTTTTACCGTGGACTGCACTTTGTTAATCATCTAGTTATTTACCTGTAGCACTAGCAGCTAATGATTCGGAAGcaggaagtctcgcacattcataGAAAATAGCTTATTTCCACGTTGTAAAATAAAAGGTGAACAACATCAACGTGATGTCTACTTTAACGAACTTACGGCTAGTTTGATTTGCCGCTCTTTTTCACGCTCTGTGCGGATCCGGTGCTGCTCCGCTCGTTCTGCCCTCCGGTTCTCCTGATGGTCAAGATAGACAACATGtacatttatctcactttgaaGATGAACTAATCATATTTAGCACATATGAAAGCTTTGAAACCTACTCAGAGGCACTTATAATATCAGTTGAAATAGAAGATttgtaatgcttttgaaagaagtctcttttactcaccaaggctgcatttatttgatcaaaaaatacagtgaaaacagtatgttgtgaactgttttcacttgaatttattgtaaaatgttacttaTCCCTGTGATTATATCAGtatgctgattagctgctcaagagatatttattattgtaattgtcagtgatgaaaacagttgtgctgcttcatatttttgtggaaaccatcatacactttatttttcaggattttttgaacagcacttatttgaaagagaaagttttgtaacattataaatgcctttactatCACTCTTGATCCgttaaatacatccttgatgaataaaagtactaatttcttaaaaaatcatactgatcccaaaGTTTTCAATGGCCATGTATCACAGTCTCCATGTGGATCTATTTAGTTATAATTTCAATCACATCTTATCAAATACACTCACATGAATGCAATCATTTTCAGAAAACTCACATGtagtttgatgttttatttttggttaaccCACgccttcatgttttatttttttggttattagAAGGGTTATTTGCTTCAACTAATAAAGGGTTCACTTGTTTTATCATAGTTGCTGTggtgagggtttatttatttattctgtaataTGTGACAATAGTTATGAAGaaatacatgtaattttttttattttttatttttgttatagtggtaaatagtattttttatatataaaaaaaatcttacaatccTTTGGGTGAGGTTGATCatctcctcttcttctttctttctgctcTCAAAGTGAGCTTCATTGTGCATACGTTTGCGGTGAATGTCCTGAGGATACGGTTTTGAAGGTAATTATGTAGGCTAAAAGTGGTTATGTACAGTATGGTAGAAACTACTTGTAGCACATTTTATGACAGTGCAGGTCATATACAGTTACACTGTTTAGTTTAATAACAGATAGCTCAGAGTGATTTATTGGCACGACAGTTATTAACGTATATCTGTATTGCGAAAGCTTTTGCAGCATTATTGCTGATAAGGACAACACCACAAAGCAAACTTACAGCAGTAAACAAatgaatgcaatgtaaataaattaaggAAGCTTATACtacaataattaaatgaaatgtgatgCACCATAAAGTAAAAtactcacatcaaaatcaacttTCTCTCCATCAGGAATTTTGGGAGGCACCAAAGCTGGCACAAAGGGTCTAATAATCAATGCATAACATTgcattagtatttttttcatgctaatggtcttacatttgaaaatgcattgttatacattatactttatatataagctatttcatttatattttattttgcataaatttgAAAATTTTACTTACTTATGCTTTGGTTTTGTTTCTCCTGCATCATCCGGTTGGCAGGAGAGTacagaaaaaattacaaatgtatgATTTAGTTGTGGATGATTTTACTGTTAATTCTCTTAAAGGGGGTCAAAGGTCATCAGGGCTCAGTTTCTAGGGTGAAACCAGTTTCGAGTGAGTCTGATGTTATCACTTTACCTTCTTCCCCAGGTTCCTCAGCAGCATCTACATAAGAAAAGACAGCTATGACAGCAATGTAAAGATCCACAATACATACAGAAGCCCTAAAGACACATCAGTTATCAGAAACTAAAAGGTATTTTGTCTaaaccgttaaaaaaaaaaaattgtgggtgGTCACCATTGTTTTCAGAGTATTTCAGATTAAGAAATCTGGAAGTTCTTGGAAGTTCTTGAAACTTCTTAAACATGATGAATGTGTTCCATTGAGCTGACATTGTCATAAACGTCAACCCAAATGTGTCACTCTTCAGTGACTTTGTGAAAGTATATAATTATCGGGTGTTGTTGATTGGATTATAAGCACTTGCTGAATAATCCTGTATTTTATTACCTGCATGATGTGGATTGGGTGTTTGCTTCCCACATGCCTCTACAAGccctaaaaaataatacatatacaggACGATTTAcctgaaaatacaatatgatCCATTTGAAGTCTTGCCCTGTGTATCATTATAcaccatttatgtaggctacattgCTTAATTATTAACCCTAAGTAATTATATTCTGAAGtactaatatactaaaataaaaatggtgtaggaattactttgaaacaattttaactAAGAAATTGGTAGTAAATTTAGCAAATCAatcaaagaaatggcaaataacacactgaattaaagtaGAAATATAGGAACGGTGAACGGTGAACTTAGCAaaataactgttgttttaaatgataaatattgaacttttatttatattaacatgcattatccattttataaaagcacacaaATGAAGCTAAGAGGGTTCATTTTCAGTCCATAATCAAAAGAAATAGGCTAATTAAGAAATTATatgatgcatgaaaaaaataccTTGCTATGGCTTAAAAATTAAGCGTTATTTTCGttcttttatattcataaattaaaggtactttcttttagatttataattttaatgttttttttgtttttttatattaatatattttaggtACGTTTTATTCTGAGTCCATAATGGCAAACATTtttcatcacaaaaaataaaaaggtataaTTGTGACTGTTTATCTCACAAATAGGACTtgctcacaattctgaatttatgttAACTtggagtctttatttttttttttatttttttttttgtatttttttactccaatgcagaaaaaaaaaaaaaaacaaacaaaaataaaaaaaatgtgagatgtgcaagatgtaaattcagagttatgaggaaaaaaattgaattgtgatcttcatatataaaattgcaagaaaaaaaattacttatgagataaaaagtcacaattacctttttaaaatttttcatccAATGGCAGAAAAAAAGCTTGCATACAAATCTCATTCATTTTTAGCTGTGGCTTTAGCAATAGCATAAGAACAAGCGCCACTACCTTCCTCCACCTGCTCCTCTACCTCCTCAAGCACCTCCTCATCCTGCAGCTCCTCTGTGCAAAGCAGACGCAGACAGCGTGAGAACATAATCATGGATATGCTTGCAAATgagaaatgcatgcatgcaaaatacACAGACTCTCAAACACATGCTTATCTGAATAAGGacatatgttgtttttattaatatattttttttactattaatttttttaaagaaaaatatattcctTCTATAGTTAATAAACCATTTTGTTCATTTGAGGATGttgtcagatttagctcactATAAGGATAGTTTTGTCACCAAACTAACTCCAAAATGCACACATACTTCATTTAACTCTTTGAATGCATATAAGGCGTTTGAGAGTAGATGAAGGAAATCAGGCCTCATTTAAACAATAACGGCTTAGACTCGTGAATGATGTCACGCAGTGGTATTACATAATGTTGTTTGGGAAACTGCTGGTCCTGATACTCCACCCTTGAGCTGATCCAGccacacataaacacacccaTCACCAGCTCCTCTGATATCAGTTTGTGCTGCCAAAAAACATGATCTCACGACACACACCCCAGCGCTGGGACCAGATGTTACTTTAGAAATACAGTTTAATTTGGGCTGTGCAATATATCGAAATTATGGAAATACCGCAGATGTATATCGCAATATGCATATCGCTATGGCTTGCAATATTTGGGGCtatgaacaaaagacaaaaagaaaaccaCTCACTGCTCTTATCTAAATAACTGTTGTAGCTTAAATAAGAATCAGTCCATATTGAATTTATAGAGTAAATACTAAGCTgtgttgtatttttctttattattcagTTCCTAAACTCATGTTAAAATGATTACACTAatattaaaatggcatttttatgtaatgctaGAGTAAAACACTACAGCTCACTTTCAGAAGTTGTTGTAGGGGTGCTTTCTTCTTACAAAAAGTGAAACATGTAGGCTAGTTatattagaatcagaatcagaatgagctttattcacCACTTAAGTGTGCACAAACACAAGGAATGTTGTGGGTTTACAGGAGCTCttgatacacacatacatacaaataaccatatatataaatatatgtattatatatatatatatatatatatatatatatatatatatatatatatatatatatatatatatatatatatatatatatatgacacaagaTAGTCATAGATGATATACAAAACTGACTCAGCAATAGCTGAGTAAAACTGTTTCATCTGAGCATGTGGCACTTTAAGTATAATCA
It encodes:
- the LOC109076540 gene encoding troponin T, cardiac muscle isoforms-like → MRSWDNLYITVDQLQEQTAFGNKLVSNLILTNLKTGLNLSMSYREDVEYEEQEEELQDEEVLEEVEEQVEEGLVEACGKQTPNPHHADAAEEPGEEGETKPKHKPFVPALVPPKIPDGEKVDFDDIHRKRMHNEAHFESRKKEEEEMINLTQRIENRRAERAEQHRIRTEREKERQIKLAEEKARKEEEDAKKKADDDAKKKKVLASFQYTGYMQRRDKRGGPKKQTGREKKKTILSERRKELNIENLSADKLRETANELWKWMRQLEAEKFELQYRYMCQKYEITVLRNRVSDHQKNTKVSRSKRGLQK